DNA sequence from the Janibacter sp. CX7 genome:
CGTCGTGGGCCTCGATGTCGGCGAAGCGGGGCCTGGCCAGGTCAGGCGAGCCGCGCTGCGCCCACGTCTCGGGCACGTGGTCGATGCCCCCGGCGGTCCAGGGGTTGCACCGCACGAGGCGGTGCACGGTCAGATAGCTGCCGCGGATCAACCCGAAGCGCCGCAGCGCGGTGATCCCGTAAGCCGAGCAGCTCGGGAAGTAGCGGCAGCTCTGCGGCAGCAGCGGCGAGACGAGCAGCTGGTAGCCACGGACGAGCCAGACGAGCGGCAGAGCGAGGATCTTCATCTCGCCTGCTCAACGAAGAGGGCGTGCACGCAGTGCCGAAGGGCAGCGCCCAGCTCGTGCGAGTCGGCGCCGGCGGCCGCGGGGTTGGCCCGGATCACCAGGTCGGTCCCGTGCGGCAGGTCGGCCAGGAGCGGTGCCACCTGGGCCCGCAACCGGCGCTTGACCCGAGTGCGGGTCACCGCGTTGCCGACGGCCGTGGACACGAC
Encoded proteins:
- the rnpA gene encoding ribonuclease P protein component codes for the protein MLPARHRLTERADFAATVRGRGTRRQGSRLLVVHARVADATQTDARGDDSPRVGLVVSTAVGNAVTRTRVKRRLRAQVAPLLADLPHGTDLVIRANPAAAGADSHELGAALRHCVHALFVEQAR
- the yidD gene encoding membrane protein insertion efficiency factor YidD, with the translated sequence MKILALPLVWLVRGYQLLVSPLLPQSCRYFPSCSAYGITALRRFGLIRGSYLTVHRLVRCNPWTAGGIDHVPETWAQRGSPDLARPRFADIEAHDDGVVPGATDRRTFTT